One segment of Geomonas ferrireducens DNA contains the following:
- a CDS encoding DUF1318 domain-containing protein — protein sequence MSIVHRQLSIGLALALLLASGCTLAKVDVNVVSERTSLENQVLGTYNALSDDVLLVASVRGVSPTGKVETPPKHSPEQQEAAQALETIAFHADDVDTLKRLGWVGENLDGTLTPFAREVPEKAPADLKAFAARYSEGEFRQVVGEVNRSRELLMNRVVRTNENFTAGDLPAIRKVFARINRQNSAPGTRVQQDDGAWGAR from the coding sequence TTGTCAATTGTCCATCGTCAATTGTCCATCGGACTTGCCCTCGCCCTTCTTCTTGCTTCCGGCTGCACCCTCGCCAAAGTCGACGTGAACGTGGTGAGCGAGCGGACCTCGCTGGAGAACCAGGTGCTCGGTACCTACAACGCCCTCTCCGATGACGTGCTGCTCGTCGCCTCGGTGCGCGGTGTCTCGCCGACCGGGAAGGTGGAAACGCCCCCGAAACACTCCCCGGAACAGCAGGAGGCGGCGCAGGCCCTGGAAACCATCGCCTTCCACGCCGATGACGTGGACACCCTTAAGCGGCTCGGCTGGGTAGGGGAGAACTTGGATGGGACGCTGACCCCCTTCGCACGCGAGGTTCCGGAAAAGGCCCCCGCCGACCTGAAGGCGTTCGCGGCGCGCTACAGCGAGGGTGAGTTCCGCCAGGTGGTCGGCGAGGTGAACCGCTCCCGCGAGTTGCTGATGAACCGGGTGGTGCGCACCAACGAGAACTTCACCGCGGGCGACCTCCCGGCGATCCGCAAGGTCTTCGCCCGGATCAACCGTCAGAACAGCGCACCGGGGACCAGGGTGCAGCAGGACGACGGGGCGTGGGGCGCCCGATGA
- a CDS encoding translocation/assembly module TamB domain-containing protein: MRPRLLAYISTIRLRRVLLVGSAVALAGLLLLALLLVSLPTLISTSPVQSLLRLGISKALKRPISWDDLTASWSRGIAISGLNLGEGPPPLLHAALKELKIVPGLSREESSGRWRVSLEVKLAKLDADLAPGPQKPKEKLPDPLTRIAEGVQKFHTMEWPLPVEVRAMVEAAPMTLRYADPESKRELLMNNFAFGLAVPSLSTLPVTASLTGEVAVDGGKAQPVRLKVRVADLVTAAHRIKPSRALFAVQAGLPGADFDVKGGVSRPEGLKARLQLSLAEVMKLAAPLAKKPLPELGGALQVALDGETDQAGDLRLALALDGERLSVSKLPGKRGKVAPLDLRLRQKLKSDHKRQQVTFSEGSLASPGLLTASWSAVVDRPTEKSRAVSVELSGVRLELSRAAALAAPFLGKALPLKDLTGNATLAKLTARFKGPENDGEVAVSGLALALPRLSLKRPAGAVQGEKIVLSLDRAVLPLKKMTPVRATAELSLSAATLEAAGKKLLRAQGVRGRVALNLSGIDLKGKRAVADATQSLGIERLAVGEDLAFEKLREEVSLKGRVLSGGAVDASLPLLNLEAASLRARQGARVVTLRPFAARLAAEGVHLPAKGKGSPTVAQAHFTLAASDALTLTAQGALTGEGRQLAATKGEAHIDLRRLMPVAAPFLPAGFDAAGLASAAWDLSLPLPLAQAPAETNPLRKAKGGVALLERGELTVKLNDMDLKLPAAQGGYRIKGLSTAPQLRFSVPRADLPLAIDGGVRFAALEGLTGAAATLPLQSGALKLQGELSGWKELRLTEELTVASLGLSQVAELTVGRLDALMDERELKLDTATLLKRLDATMFAHLEGNFPPEAKQVIAGWRLAGNVAAGARVDLTAAKELKVRGYGKCRDLGVADGKGVGADGMRADLVLDRTYALAQGKGESWEPLSTALVRPAPVAPFAVANSDLANRIYQDLRGESSGPRKIGVRSASFRSGALPLAASALEADLLLEPESLGLSFFQAEFAGGTVRARGMIDLTGATPVLSTYCNFSRLDPVLLFPAAGSLRPGGEGELTGELSLSAPLATEKRALLEGMRMNLNLRRFSSRVLDRALFAVDPYQRNEKIVAQRKALKMADLKGLRVSAVDGALDCEGELAVKGVDVAIPRIDRLRLSELPIDNELKSLIQAIRSSQLLLDLVRSDTLVVDEKGKLSLKRRKHAE, translated from the coding sequence ATGCGCCCTCGTCTCCTCGCCTACATCAGCACAATCCGCCTCAGACGCGTACTCCTTGTCGGGAGTGCAGTGGCACTGGCCGGACTCCTCCTTTTGGCGCTGCTCCTGGTGTCCCTGCCGACCCTCATCTCCACCTCCCCGGTGCAATCACTGCTGAGACTCGGTATCTCGAAGGCCCTCAAACGTCCCATATCCTGGGATGATCTCACCGCTTCCTGGTCCCGCGGCATCGCGATCTCCGGCCTTAACCTCGGTGAAGGGCCGCCCCCGCTGCTGCATGCCGCACTCAAAGAGCTGAAGATCGTTCCCGGCCTTTCCCGCGAGGAGAGCTCCGGGCGCTGGCGCGTGAGCCTGGAGGTGAAGCTCGCGAAGCTCGATGCGGACCTCGCCCCTGGGCCGCAAAAGCCTAAGGAGAAGCTGCCGGACCCGCTCACGCGGATCGCGGAAGGGGTGCAGAAGTTCCACACCATGGAGTGGCCGCTCCCGGTCGAGGTGCGGGCGATGGTCGAGGCGGCCCCGATGACGCTGCGTTACGCCGATCCGGAGTCCAAGCGCGAGCTCCTCATGAATAACTTCGCCTTCGGGCTCGCGGTCCCCTCGCTTTCCACGCTGCCGGTCACGGCGTCGCTCACCGGAGAGGTGGCTGTCGACGGCGGCAAAGCCCAGCCGGTTCGCCTCAAGGTGCGGGTCGCCGATCTCGTTACCGCGGCGCATCGCATCAAGCCGTCCCGGGCGCTGTTCGCGGTGCAGGCGGGCCTTCCCGGCGCCGATTTCGACGTGAAAGGGGGCGTGTCGCGCCCGGAAGGGCTGAAGGCGCGGCTGCAGCTCTCCCTTGCCGAGGTGATGAAACTGGCGGCGCCTTTGGCGAAGAAGCCTCTGCCGGAGCTTGGAGGAGCCCTCCAGGTGGCCCTCGATGGGGAGACCGATCAGGCGGGGGACCTGCGCCTGGCACTGGCGCTCGACGGCGAGCGCCTGTCCGTAAGCAAGCTCCCGGGGAAAAGGGGGAAGGTGGCGCCCCTCGACCTTCGCTTGCGCCAGAAGCTGAAGAGTGATCACAAAAGGCAGCAGGTGACCTTCAGCGAGGGAAGCCTCGCGAGCCCGGGATTGCTCACCGCCTCCTGGAGTGCCGTCGTCGACCGTCCCACCGAGAAGTCCCGCGCCGTTTCCGTCGAGCTTTCCGGGGTGCGCCTCGAGCTTTCCCGCGCCGCCGCACTCGCCGCACCTTTCCTCGGGAAGGCTCTGCCGCTCAAGGATCTGACCGGGAACGCGACACTTGCGAAGCTTACCGCGCGCTTCAAGGGGCCGGAGAACGACGGCGAGGTGGCGGTGTCCGGGCTGGCTCTGGCCCTGCCGCGGCTTTCTCTGAAGCGCCCCGCCGGTGCGGTGCAGGGGGAGAAAATCGTGCTTTCCCTCGACCGGGCCGTTCTGCCGCTTAAAAAGATGACGCCGGTGCGGGCGACTGCAGAACTATCCCTTTCGGCTGCAACACTCGAGGCGGCGGGGAAGAAGCTTCTGCGTGCGCAGGGGGTGCGGGGGCGGGTGGCCCTGAACCTCTCCGGCATCGACCTTAAGGGAAAGCGCGCCGTCGCCGACGCCACCCAGAGCCTGGGCATCGAGCGGCTGGCCGTTGGGGAGGACCTGGCGTTCGAGAAGCTGCGCGAGGAGGTCTCGCTCAAGGGGCGCGTGCTTTCCGGCGGCGCCGTGGACGCGTCGCTTCCGCTTTTAAATCTTGAGGCCGCGTCGCTGCGGGCGCGCCAGGGGGCGCGGGTCGTGACGCTGCGTCCCTTCGCTGCGCGTCTCGCCGCGGAAGGGGTGCATCTGCCGGCCAAGGGTAAGGGGAGCCCGACGGTGGCGCAGGCGCACTTCACCCTGGCCGCGTCCGACGCGCTTACCCTCACCGCCCAAGGGGCGCTCACCGGAGAGGGGAGGCAGCTCGCGGCGACCAAGGGAGAGGCGCACATCGACCTGCGCCGCCTCATGCCGGTTGCCGCCCCCTTCCTCCCCGCCGGCTTCGACGCTGCCGGGCTCGCCTCCGCCGCGTGGGACCTCTCCCTGCCGCTGCCGTTGGCGCAGGCTCCCGCGGAGACGAACCCGCTGCGCAAGGCGAAGGGGGGCGTCGCCCTGCTGGAGCGCGGCGAGCTGACCGTGAAGCTGAACGACATGGACCTGAAGCTTCCAGCCGCCCAGGGAGGGTACCGGATCAAGGGGTTAAGCACGGCGCCGCAGCTGCGCTTTTCCGTGCCGCGCGCCGATCTTCCCCTCGCCATTGATGGCGGGGTGCGCTTCGCCGCACTAGAGGGGCTTACCGGCGCGGCGGCGACGCTCCCTTTGCAATCCGGTGCGCTCAAGCTGCAGGGGGAGCTTTCCGGTTGGAAGGAGCTTCGCCTGACCGAGGAGCTGACCGTGGCGTCGCTCGGCCTTTCCCAGGTGGCCGAACTCACCGTTGGGCGCCTCGACGCCCTCATGGATGAGCGCGAGTTGAAGCTCGACACGGCGACCCTTTTGAAGCGCCTCGACGCCACCATGTTCGCCCACCTGGAGGGGAACTTCCCCCCCGAGGCGAAGCAGGTCATCGCTGGATGGCGCCTAGCCGGCAACGTCGCCGCAGGCGCGCGCGTCGATCTGACCGCGGCCAAGGAGCTCAAGGTGCGCGGCTACGGCAAGTGCCGCGACTTGGGTGTTGCCGACGGCAAGGGGGTGGGGGCGGACGGCATGCGTGCCGACCTCGTGCTCGACCGGACCTATGCGCTGGCGCAAGGAAAGGGGGAGTCGTGGGAGCCGCTCTCCACAGCACTCGTGCGTCCCGCTCCGGTTGCCCCGTTCGCCGTGGCGAACTCCGATCTCGCGAACCGGATCTACCAGGACCTGCGCGGCGAAAGCAGCGGTCCGCGTAAGATCGGCGTCCGCAGCGCCTCCTTCAGGTCCGGCGCCCTGCCGCTTGCCGCGAGCGCCCTGGAGGCCGACCTCCTCCTGGAGCCCGAATCGCTCGGCCTCTCCTTCTTCCAGGCCGAGTTCGCCGGGGGGACGGTGCGCGCCCGGGGCATGATAGACCTCACCGGAGCGACCCCGGTGCTTTCCACCTACTGCAACTTCTCGCGCCTCGATCCGGTGCTTCTCTTCCCGGCTGCCGGGTCCCTTCGTCCCGGAGGCGAGGGAGAGCTGACCGGCGAGTTGAGCCTTTCCGCGCCGCTTGCCACCGAGAAGAGGGCGCTTCTGGAAGGGATGCGTATGAACCTGAACCTGCGCCGCTTCAGCTCTCGGGTCTTGGACCGCGCCCTTTTCGCCGTCGACCCGTACCAGAGAAACGAGAAGATCGTGGCGCAGCGAAAGGCGCTCAAGATGGCCGATCTGAAGGGGCTCCGGGTGAGCGCCGTGGACGGCGCCCTCGACTGCGAAGGGGAGCTTGCCGTGAAGGGGGTGGACGTTGCCATCCCGAGGATCGACCGTCTGCGTCTTTCCGAGCTCCCGATAGACAACGAGCTGAAAAGCCTGATCCAGGCGATAAGGAGCTCCCAACTGCTCCTCGACCTGGTCCGCTCCGACACCCTTGTCGTCGACGAGAAGGGGAAGCTGTCCCTGAAAAGGAGAAAACATGCGGAATGA